Proteins co-encoded in one Streptococcus pyogenes genomic window:
- a CDS encoding minor capsid protein: MAKVVVELGGIKRKVSPQALAKGKLIMNNQVMMSMNPYVPYRDGALRGSSRANSVGVTWSGPHARAQFYGGAYNKYKSFKFKKYTTPGTGKRWDKRALANATIVKDWEKSLLRGMGFK, from the coding sequence ATGGCTAAGGTAGTGGTAGAGTTGGGAGGCATCAAGCGTAAAGTATCTCCGCAAGCATTAGCTAAAGGAAAGCTCATCATGAACAACCAAGTCATGATGTCCATGAACCCTTATGTTCCTTACAGAGACGGAGCTTTGAGAGGAAGCTCGAGAGCTAACAGTGTAGGTGTTACGTGGAGCGGACCACACGCCAGAGCCCAGTTTTATGGTGGTGCTTACAACAAGTACAAGTCCTTTAAATTTAAAAAGTACACAACACCAGGAACAGGTAAACGATGGGATAAACGTGCACTAGCCAACGCTACAATCGTTAAGGATTGGGAAAAATCCTTACTGAGAGGAATGGGATTTAAATGA
- a CDS encoding minor capsid protein, with the protein MIDKRLLIDELQVKLVKDKGDYGGFVYDGPFTLSPVRFDRNLATAGKDNARQETKPSVIFIYPKYCKTVADRSWVDAVVIDGDTEYTVDKVIPVYHPLTNKIFCFEVEVI; encoded by the coding sequence ATGATCGATAAAAGACTGCTTATTGACGAACTGCAGGTAAAACTTGTCAAAGATAAAGGTGATTATGGAGGGTTTGTCTATGACGGACCTTTTACACTCTCTCCCGTTAGGTTTGACCGTAATCTTGCAACCGCAGGTAAAGATAATGCAAGGCAAGAGACTAAGCCGTCGGTTATCTTTATTTATCCTAAATACTGTAAGACAGTAGCCGATAGGTCATGGGTTGATGCTGTTGTCATTGATGGTGATACTGAGTACACCGTTGATAAAGTGATACCAGTCTACCACCCACTAACAAACAAAATTTTTTGTTTTGAAGTGGAGGTTATCTAA
- a CDS encoding distal tail protein Dit, translating to MTAFIKFDGKKSSDFDLRIINDVEHDSSFYDVDQVKVPGRDGVVLKDNKRLEAIERSYPLRLYSKRRLTEVETDISNWLNVKGWKDLELSWEPDYIYKATHITPFSIKEVLRNFGRLKINFLIHPIKYLKTGKQKVTLVNGGTLQNPGNVQAKPILKIKGTGNGVLTINDFETGLENVQGELVIDMERHLVYKDVLSAWDNIVRTERHRMPLFDVGQNKISWTGSFTITAVPNWGVKV from the coding sequence ATGACAGCTTTTATCAAGTTTGATGGTAAAAAATCTTCAGATTTTGATTTGAGAATTATTAATGACGTTGAGCATGACTCGTCCTTTTACGATGTTGATCAAGTTAAGGTACCTGGTCGTGATGGTGTGGTTTTAAAGGACAATAAAAGGCTTGAGGCTATTGAACGGTCTTACCCTTTACGTCTATATAGCAAAAGACGACTCACCGAAGTAGAAACTGACATAAGCAATTGGCTGAATGTAAAAGGTTGGAAAGACTTAGAGTTGTCATGGGAGCCTGATTATATCTATAAAGCAACACATATCACCCCTTTTAGCATAAAGGAGGTTTTAAGGAATTTCGGCAGACTGAAAATCAACTTCTTAATCCACCCTATCAAATATTTAAAAACAGGTAAGCAAAAAGTGACTCTTGTAAATGGTGGTACTCTACAAAATCCCGGCAATGTTCAAGCTAAACCTATCCTAAAAATCAAAGGCACAGGCAATGGTGTTTTAACCATTAATGACTTTGAGACAGGACTTGAAAATGTGCAGGGCGAGCTTGTTATAGATATGGAAAGGCACCTAGTCTATAAAGATGTCCTATCTGCTTGGGATAATATCGTAAGAACAGAACGCCACCGCATGCCGTTATTTGACGTTGGGCAAAATAAAATCTCGTGGACTGGTAGCTTTACAATTACCGCAGTGCCAAACTGGGGGGTTAAAGTATGA
- a CDS encoding N4-gp56 family major capsid protein, translated as MAVGTTKMAQMLDPEVLADMIDAEVGKAIRFAPLAEVDTTLEGQPGTTLTVPKWDYIGDAEDVAEGEAIPMTQLGFKKTTMTIKKAGKGVEITDEAILSGYGDPVGQAAKQIVEAIDHKVDADVLDALSKSTQTVEATATVDGVSKALDIFNDEDDAETVIVMNPADASTLRLDAAKEWLGATEVGANRVVSGVYGEVLGVQIVRSRKCPKGTAYMVRKGALRIMLKRNTMVETDRDITKAINQIVANKHYGVYLYKAEKAVKITLKDAAKK; from the coding sequence ATGGCAGTAGGAACAACTAAAATGGCACAAATGCTAGACCCTGAGGTTCTAGCGGATATGATTGATGCAGAGGTAGGGAAAGCGATTCGCTTTGCTCCTCTTGCTGAAGTAGATACAACTTTAGAAGGACAACCAGGTACAACTTTAACAGTGCCTAAATGGGATTACATCGGTGACGCAGAAGATGTTGCCGAGGGTGAAGCTATCCCAATGACTCAACTTGGCTTCAAAAAGACTACTATGACCATTAAAAAAGCCGGAAAAGGTGTAGAAATCACTGACGAAGCTATCTTATCTGGGTATGGGGATCCTGTAGGTCAGGCAGCGAAGCAAATCGTTGAGGCTATTGACCACAAAGTCGATGCAGACGTGCTTGACGCGTTAAGTAAATCGACTCAAACTGTGGAAGCTACTGCTACGGTTGATGGTGTATCTAAAGCGCTAGATATTTTTAATGACGAAGATGACGCAGAGACAGTCATTGTCATGAATCCGGCGGATGCCTCTACCCTACGTTTAGATGCCGCGAAGGAGTGGTTAGGTGCTACCGAGGTTGGAGCAAATCGTGTTGTCTCTGGTGTTTATGGTGAAGTTTTAGGGGTACAAATTGTGCGTTCTCGCAAATGCCCTAAAGGAACTGCCTACATGGTTCGCAAAGGTGCACTACGTATCATGCTTAAACGTAACACAATGGTTGAAACAGACCGAGATATCACAAAAGCGATTAATCAAATCGTAGCTAATAAGCATTATGGTGTTTATCTTTATAAGGCAGAAAAAGCCGTCAAAATTACACTTAAAGATGCCGCAAAAAAGTAG
- a CDS encoding phage tail spike protein: MIPVLYEAKETKFRTFGLGEIADAYEVKATRERNGNYSLYIKYPLDGVFASVFKEEMKIKSDAGRRTKWQTFEINRVLRNSKDHIEIFARHISMRTQDIALKPFVNGASVGAESALEIWKKNLVGDDKFDVKSDILTLGSFNWEIDKIGNARGALGGVAGSILDVYGGEYEFDNRTIILRKQMGRKAPTVLEYGRNIVSVEEERLLDGNYTSIYPYVRYTPQPKPQEETPGKPHVGEHKQPEEQLVTLPEFILDGQYLSLYAQRRIQMVDLSSHFNDDKNKKEPTVEEIRKLAQKYLKDNNVGAPKVSIEVDYIDLSQTLDYQDFRVMEEVELCDIVPLYYPKFGITTESEKVVEIVYDVYTDSNHTIKLGTIGQSISKSLTGGVSERINALENNQRVITNNQKQFELNLPKYLNDINGKRVWYEKPDDNIEHKIGDYWFEKNGKYQRTWIWDGHQWVKVLDTEDLNPNQRAFDEAMAEIEKAKKAQEEINQRTDKELEEFRATLKNLALPEEAIKKITEAIKVDDIPSIKQSFDDLKNKVSETSETSRLNAEILGNNGKTRYNKNLLVGDPNRTKTYDEDYIEVEANDGGFKRGETYTISFSQTCELLQKVAITLTQANNKGVKLVLTPTKAKTDAQTFEVTKDKQSIEVYPLSYTGVLTGDWYKPKQIDLNASDTQELALEMAYKEVVDGKDAAITGIWSDSPQIILDGGKK; encoded by the coding sequence ATGATACCAGTTTTGTATGAGGCTAAGGAAACCAAATTTAGGACTTTTGGTCTCGGTGAGATTGCGGATGCTTATGAGGTTAAAGCCACTCGTGAGCGCAATGGTAATTACTCACTGTACATCAAATATCCGCTAGATGGTGTCTTTGCCTCAGTTTTTAAAGAGGAAATGAAGATTAAGTCTGACGCTGGTCGTAGAACCAAATGGCAGACTTTTGAGATTAATCGGGTACTACGAAATAGTAAAGACCACATCGAGATTTTTGCGCGTCATATCTCTATGCGCACACAGGATATTGCTTTAAAACCGTTTGTAAACGGTGCGAGCGTAGGAGCCGAATCAGCTTTAGAAATCTGGAAGAAAAACCTTGTCGGTGATGATAAGTTTGACGTTAAAAGCGACATCTTAACGCTTGGTAGCTTTAACTGGGAAATTGATAAAATCGGCAATGCCCGTGGTGCTCTAGGAGGTGTCGCTGGCTCTATCCTAGATGTTTACGGTGGTGAGTACGAGTTTGACAACCGTACAATCATCTTACGCAAGCAAATGGGGCGTAAAGCTCCCACGGTATTGGAGTATGGCCGTAATATCGTCAGCGTAGAAGAGGAGCGATTGCTAGATGGCAATTACACCTCTATCTATCCTTACGTAAGATATACGCCACAACCAAAACCGCAAGAGGAAACCCCTGGTAAGCCGCATGTAGGCGAGCATAAACAACCCGAAGAACAGCTAGTGACATTGCCTGAATTTATCCTAGATGGTCAGTATCTCAGCTTATATGCTCAGCGCAGAATCCAAATGGTTGATTTATCAAGTCATTTTAACGATGACAAAAATAAAAAAGAGCCAACAGTCGAAGAAATTAGAAAGTTGGCTCAGAAGTACCTTAAGGATAATAACGTAGGCGCCCCTAAAGTCAGCATTGAGGTTGATTATATCGACTTGTCACAAACACTTGACTACCAAGATTTTAGGGTCATGGAGGAGGTTGAGCTTTGCGATATTGTGCCGCTTTATTATCCAAAGTTTGGCATCACGACTGAGTCTGAAAAAGTAGTTGAGATTGTCTATGACGTCTATACAGATAGCAACCATACAATAAAGCTTGGCACGATTGGTCAATCAATCTCTAAGAGTTTGACAGGCGGGGTCTCAGAGCGTATCAATGCGTTGGAAAATAATCAAAGGGTTATTACTAATAACCAAAAACAGTTTGAACTCAATCTGCCTAAATACCTCAATGACATCAATGGTAAACGCGTTTGGTACGAAAAACCAGATGACAATATTGAGCACAAGATAGGTGATTACTGGTTCGAAAAAAATGGTAAGTATCAGCGCACTTGGATTTGGGATGGCCATCAATGGGTCAAGGTACTAGATACAGAGGATTTAAACCCTAACCAACGGGCCTTTGACGAGGCAATGGCTGAAATCGAAAAAGCCAAAAAAGCGCAGGAAGAAATTAACCAGCGTACTGACAAAGAGCTAGAGGAATTCCGAGCCACCCTCAAAAACCTAGCGTTACCAGAGGAAGCGATTAAAAAAATCACAGAGGCTATCAAAGTTGATGACATCCCGTCTATTAAACAAAGCTTTGATGACCTCAAAAACAAAGTCAGTGAAACGAGCGAGACGTCCCGTCTAAACGCCGAAATTTTAGGTAACAACGGTAAGACCCGCTATAACAAAAATTTATTGGTTGGCGACCCTAACCGCACCAAAACCTATGATGAGGATTACATCGAGGTAGAAGCCAACGATGGTGGTTTTAAACGTGGCGAGACGTACACGATTAGCTTTAGCCAGACTTGTGAGCTACTCCAAAAAGTGGCTATCACGCTGACACAGGCTAACAACAAGGGAGTTAAGTTAGTGCTGACACCAACTAAAGCAAAAACGGATGCACAGACGTTTGAGGTCACTAAGGATAAACAGTCTATAGAGGTATATCCTTTAAGTTATACAGGCGTTTTAACTGGTGACTGGTATAAACCTAAGCAAATAGATTTAAACGCCTCAGACACGCAGGAATTGGCTCTAGAGATGGCTTATAAAGAGGTTGTGGATGGTAAGGATGCCGCAATCACAGGGATATGGTCAGACAGCCCACAAATTATATTAGACGGAGGTAAAAAATGA
- a CDS encoding hyaluronoglucosaminidase: MTETIPLRVQFKRMTAEEWTRSDVILLESEIGFETDTGYAKFGDGKNQFSKLKYLNKPDLGAFAQKEETNSKITKLESSKADKNAVYLKAESKIELDKKLNLKGGVMTGQLQFKPNKSGIKPSSSVGGAINIDMSKSEGAGVVVYSNNDTSDGPLMSLRTGKETFNQSALFVDYSGKTNAVNIAMRQPTTPNFSSALNITSGNENGSAMQIRGVEKALGTLKITHENPNVEANYDENAAALSIDIVKKQKGGKGTAAQGIYINSTSGTTGKLLRIRNLGDDKFYVKHDGGFYAKKTSQIDGNLKLKNPTADDHAATKAYVDSEVKKLKALLMDKQV, translated from the coding sequence ATGACAGAAACTATACCGCTACGAGTCCAATTTAAGCGGATGACTGCCGAAGAATGGACTCGCAGCGATGTCATCTTACTTGAGAGTGAAATAGGCTTTGAGACCGATACAGGATATGCTAAGTTTGGTGATGGTAAAAACCAATTTAGTAAGCTTAAGTACCTTAATAAACCAGATCTAGGTGCGTTTGCACAAAAAGAAGAAACTAATAGTAAAATCACCAAATTAGAATCAAGCAAAGCAGATAAAAACGCTGTTTACTTAAAAGCAGAGTCAAAAATAGAGCTTGACAAGAAATTAAATCTCAAAGGCGGCGTCATGACAGGTCAACTACAGTTTAAACCTAATAAAAGTGGTATTAAACCCTCATCTTCCGTAGGAGGAGCGATTAACATTGATATGTCTAAATCGGAAGGTGCTGGTGTTGTTGTCTATTCTAACAATGATACCAGTGATGGGCCGTTAATGAGCTTGCGGACGGGTAAAGAGACCTTCAATCAATCAGCGCTTTTTGTCGATTACAGCGGTAAGACTAATGCCGTTAATATTGCGATGCGTCAGCCAACCACCCCCAATTTTTCCTCTGCGCTTAATATTACTAGCGGCAATGAAAATGGTAGTGCGATGCAAATTAGAGGCGTCGAAAAAGCATTGGGAACGCTCAAAATCACACACGAAAACCCAAACGTTGAGGCAAATTACGATGAAAACGCTGCAGCGTTATCTATTGATATCGTTAAAAAACAGAAAGGCGGAAAAGGTACTGCTGCTCAAGGAATCTACATTAACTCAACCTCAGGAACGACAGGGAAGTTGCTTAGGATTAGAAATCTTGGTGATGATAAGTTCTACGTCAAGCATGACGGTGGTTTTTATGCCAAGAAAACTTCGCAGATTGATGGCAACCTGAAACTCAAGAATCCCACAGCGGATGATCATGCGGCAACTAAAGCTTATGTTGATAGTGAAGTCAAAAAATTAAAAGCACTCTTAATGGATAAGCAAGTGTAA
- a CDS encoding bacteriophage Gp15 family protein, producing the protein MKLNDPLVESFEFRGEIYSINLSFNKVLDVFDVIDDDFLNEAEKCFLCLDILLDRTDLPFSYAVDLWIHIKKNYIDTKKPEKPQLDIKGNPMPVVKEKEDNKKVIDLSLDAEFIYASFRQAYQINLLKEQNRLSWIEFKALLNALPDDTVMQRIIAIRQWEDDGEGSKKYRDNMRKLKAKYSLDDGEEEDDGS; encoded by the coding sequence ATGAAACTAAACGATCCATTAGTAGAGTCGTTTGAGTTTAGAGGTGAAATTTACTCCATTAATTTGAGTTTTAACAAGGTTTTAGATGTCTTTGACGTTATTGATGATGACTTTTTAAATGAGGCGGAAAAGTGTTTTTTGTGCCTTGATATTTTGCTAGATAGAACAGATTTACCTTTTTCCTATGCTGTGGACCTTTGGATTCATATCAAAAAAAATTATATTGATACGAAAAAGCCTGAGAAGCCTCAGCTTGACATCAAAGGGAATCCAATGCCTGTAGTAAAAGAAAAAGAGGATAACAAAAAAGTCATTGATTTGAGTTTAGACGCTGAGTTTATCTATGCGAGCTTTAGGCAAGCCTACCAAATCAATCTTTTAAAAGAGCAAAACAGATTGTCTTGGATTGAATTCAAGGCTCTTTTAAATGCTCTTCCAGACGATACTGTCATGCAGCGTATCATAGCCATTAGACAGTGGGAAGATGATGGTGAAGGCAGTAAAAAATACAGAGATAACATGCGTAAGCTAAAGGCTAAGTACAGTTTAGATGACGGAGAGGAGGAAGACGATGGCAGCTGA
- a CDS encoding phage tail tube protein — translation MARQKNALRGHFIAPYNAGVEPEAKGSEWMEIAKWIKDISDDTDEKTEDEAYYDGDGTEETTVVGVKGAYTFEGTYDPEDKAQKHIADMKYKTGEGRKVWHKVVASDNKKQWIGLSTVSEIIAGSGAAADFEAFSCKITYNSLPKESVPSEVL, via the coding sequence ATGGCAAGACAAAAGAACGCCTTACGCGGGCATTTTATCGCACCTTATAACGCTGGAGTAGAGCCTGAAGCAAAAGGTTCTGAATGGATGGAAATCGCAAAATGGATTAAGGACATTTCTGATGATACCGACGAAAAAACCGAAGATGAAGCGTATTATGACGGTGACGGAACCGAAGAAACAACTGTAGTTGGTGTCAAAGGCGCATATACGTTTGAAGGGACTTATGACCCGGAAGATAAGGCGCAAAAGCACATTGCGGATATGAAGTATAAAACAGGAGAGGGCCGAAAGGTTTGGCACAAGGTTGTTGCATCAGATAACAAAAAACAATGGATAGGCCTGTCTACGGTTTCCGAGATTATTGCAGGTTCTGGCGCTGCAGCCGATTTTGAAGCCTTTAGTTGTAAGATTACTTATAACTCATTGCCAAAAGAAAGTGTCCCAAGTGAGGTTTTATAA
- a CDS encoding tape measure protein — protein sequence MAADGKVTILVDVDGKQVKVLNSELDKVAKHGDKGSSSLKKFAVGAGVFKLASAAVDLVSQSLGKAITRFDTLEKYPRVMKAMGHSAEDVARSTDKLANGIDGLPTTLDEVVGTAQRLTSITKDINKSTNLTLALNNAFLASGASSEAASRGLEQYAQMLSAGKVDMQAWKTLQETMPYALQQTAEAFGFAGASAQKDFYEALKNGQITFDQFSNKLIELNDGVGGFAELAKENSKGIETSFNNIKNAIAKGVANSIKALDDLSKAATGKGIADHFDSLKVVINASFSAINASIKASTPLFKLLFSVIGAGISVVKALSPALVGVASGLAAMRAVNETITMIKALNRAWVMASASMSIGATTIKTVTAVQAVSTTMTKADMVARLSQLGVLKASTVIYGVMTGAISLSTAATIASTAAVTALKAALVALTGPVGWVVGAIGALVAVGVSLWSWLTKESDETKKLKKEQEGLVESNKQLRDSVREGVQERKKGLESVKESTAAHQKLADEIIKLAAKENKTAGEKRNLKNKIDELNGSIDGLNLAYDKNSNSLSHNADQIKSRISAMEAESTWQTAQQNLLNIEQKRSEVSKKLAENAELRKKWNEEANVSDSVRKEKIAELTEEEAKLKNMQTQLQEEYNKTSATQQAAADAMAAAEESGSARQVIAYENMSEAQRTAIDNMRTKYSELLETTISIFDAIEQKTALSVDQMNANLEKNRAATEQWATNLEILAQRGVDQGILEQLRRMGPEGATQTQVFVDATDAELAPLQENFRAATETAKNAMGSVLDSAGVEMPEKVKGMVTNVSTGLQAELQAANFAQLGQEIPNGVSQGISQGAGKASDASVKMGQEVKRSFQGELGIHSPSRVFTEYGGHITDGLSNGVTNGTSKVMQTMQSLAQQMSQKGQQIVNDMRSKSNQITDAFSTMSGPMHSHGVNAMQGLANGIYAGSGAALAAAQSIAARITATIQSALDIHSPSRVMRDEVGRFIPQGIAVGIDADRKVIDSSMQKLKESMTINATPEIASGFGGGVAEIANQTTNNSNNSFTLNVKVDESDGNSREKYQRLFREFSWYIQQQQGRLGDVK from the coding sequence ATGGCAGCTGATGGTAAGGTAACGATACTTGTTGACGTTGATGGTAAACAGGTAAAGGTGCTCAATAGTGAGTTAGATAAAGTTGCCAAGCACGGTGACAAAGGCAGCTCCTCTCTTAAAAAATTTGCGGTTGGTGCAGGAGTCTTTAAATTAGCTTCGGCTGCAGTTGATCTGGTTAGTCAATCTCTTGGCAAGGCTATCACAAGATTTGACACGCTTGAAAAATATCCAAGGGTGATGAAAGCAATGGGCCATAGCGCTGAGGATGTTGCGAGGTCAACAGATAAGCTGGCTAATGGGATTGATGGTTTGCCAACAACTCTAGACGAGGTTGTCGGAACCGCTCAACGTTTGACTTCTATCACTAAAGATATCAATAAGTCGACCAATCTCACACTAGCTTTAAACAATGCCTTTTTAGCTTCAGGAGCTTCATCAGAGGCTGCAAGCCGAGGGCTGGAGCAATATGCCCAAATGCTATCAGCTGGTAAGGTTGATATGCAAGCTTGGAAAACCCTCCAAGAAACAATGCCTTATGCCTTACAACAAACTGCGGAAGCTTTTGGATTTGCAGGGGCATCGGCTCAAAAGGATTTTTATGAGGCGTTAAAAAACGGGCAAATAACATTTGACCAATTTTCTAATAAGTTGATTGAGTTAAATGATGGTGTCGGCGGTTTTGCAGAACTAGCCAAAGAAAATAGTAAAGGGATTGAAACCTCTTTTAACAACATCAAGAACGCTATTGCAAAAGGTGTGGCCAATAGCATTAAGGCTTTGGATGATTTGTCTAAGGCTGCAACAGGTAAGGGCATAGCTGATCATTTTGATAGTTTGAAAGTTGTTATCAATGCCTCTTTTAGCGCCATCAATGCAAGTATTAAAGCTAGTACACCGCTATTTAAACTTTTGTTTAGTGTTATTGGTGCTGGAATATCAGTCGTCAAAGCTCTGTCGCCTGCCTTAGTTGGTGTAGCATCTGGTCTAGCTGCCATGAGGGCAGTTAATGAGACTATAACAATGATTAAAGCGCTAAATAGAGCTTGGGTTATGGCATCTGCATCAATGAGTATTGGAGCAACAACCATTAAGACTGTGACTGCGGTACAAGCGGTAAGTACCACGATGACTAAAGCAGATATGGTTGCAAGACTATCTCAGTTAGGTGTCTTAAAAGCCAGTACCGTGATTTATGGTGTTATGACAGGCGCTATCAGTTTATCTACTGCTGCAACCATAGCCAGTACTGCTGCGGTAACTGCGTTAAAAGCAGCACTTGTAGCCTTAACAGGTCCCGTTGGTTGGGTAGTAGGTGCGATTGGTGCGTTAGTTGCTGTTGGAGTAAGTTTGTGGTCATGGCTAACTAAAGAGTCAGATGAGACTAAAAAGCTGAAAAAAGAACAAGAAGGGCTAGTTGAAAGTAATAAACAGCTAAGAGATTCTGTCCGTGAGGGCGTGCAAGAGCGTAAGAAGGGCCTTGAGTCCGTCAAAGAAAGCACTGCTGCTCATCAAAAATTAGCTGATGAAATCATTAAGTTAGCAGCCAAAGAAAACAAAACTGCAGGCGAAAAACGAAATCTGAAGAATAAGATTGACGAGCTTAATGGATCTATTGATGGCTTGAACTTGGCCTACGATAAAAACTCAAACTCTCTTTCGCACAACGCAGATCAAATTAAGTCACGCATTAGCGCCATGGAAGCAGAAAGCACATGGCAAACAGCACAACAAAACCTGTTAAATATTGAACAGAAACGTAGTGAGGTTAGTAAAAAGCTAGCTGAAAATGCCGAGCTACGTAAAAAGTGGAATGAAGAAGCTAACGTCTCCGATTCCGTCCGAAAAGAAAAGATTGCAGAACTCACAGAAGAAGAAGCTAAACTTAAAAATATGCAGACTCAACTGCAGGAGGAGTATAACAAGACATCAGCTACTCAACAAGCTGCTGCAGACGCTATGGCTGCCGCTGAAGAATCAGGATCAGCAAGACAGGTTATAGCGTACGAAAATATGTCAGAAGCTCAACGAACTGCCATAGACAATATGCGCACTAAGTACTCTGAACTTTTAGAGACAACGATATCTATTTTTGATGCTATCGAACAAAAGACGGCATTATCAGTAGATCAAATGAATGCCAACCTTGAAAAAAATAGAGCTGCTACTGAACAGTGGGCTACTAATTTGGAGATTTTGGCTCAGCGTGGTGTGGATCAAGGTATTTTGGAGCAACTAAGGCGCATGGGTCCTGAAGGAGCCACACAGACGCAAGTTTTTGTGGATGCAACAGATGCCGAGCTAGCACCCTTGCAGGAAAACTTTAGAGCAGCCACAGAAACTGCTAAAAATGCAATGGGGAGCGTTTTAGACTCAGCAGGTGTGGAAATGCCAGAAAAAGTTAAAGGGATGGTCACTAATGTTTCTACGGGATTACAGGCGGAACTGCAAGCTGCTAACTTTGCTCAACTTGGCCAAGAAATCCCTAATGGAGTTTCTCAAGGTATAAGTCAAGGGGCAGGTAAAGCAAGTGACGCAAGTGTCAAAATGGGTCAAGAAGTTAAACGCTCTTTCCAAGGAGAGTTGGGTATCCACTCGCCATCGCGAGTATTTACTGAGTACGGTGGCCATATTACTGATGGCTTGAGTAATGGTGTGACAAATGGAACGTCAAAAGTTATGCAAACCATGCAGAGCTTGGCTCAACAGATGTCTCAAAAAGGACAGCAGATTGTTAATGACATGCGTAGCAAGTCGAACCAAATCACAGATGCTTTTAGCACGATGAGTGGTCCAATGCACTCTCATGGTGTTAATGCCATGCAAGGTTTGGCCAATGGTATTTATGCAGGGTCGGGGGCAGCTTTAGCGGCAGCTCAAAGCATTGCGGCACGTATCACCGCAACAATTCAAAGTGCCTTAGATATCCACTCGCCATCTCGTGTTATGAGGGATGAGGTTGGACGTTTTATCCCTCAGGGTATCGCTGTAGGTATTGATGCGGATAGAAAAGTCATTGACTCATCTATGCAAAAGCTAAAAGAGTCAATGACGATTAATGCGACCCCAGAAATAGCCTCTGGATTTGGCGGAGGAGTTGCGGAGATTGCTAATCAGACCACAAATAACTCAAATAACAGTTTTACCCTTAATGTCAAGGTTGATGAATCCGACGGTAATAGCCGCGAGAAATATCAACGTTTATTCAGAGAATTTAGCTGGTATATTCAACAACAACAAGGAAGGTTAGGTGATGTTAAATGA
- a CDS encoding minor capsid protein, which yields MTNDFATVLRQFVEGLDLGIKPRLDYLTRQEDLAIYPMPGGKVNNEYMDGTREISLPFEIAIKTKNQELASTVMWTINSALSNFDLKLPSLNHSYTFTSLDVEKPFLNDLSDQGFYIYVLDITAHLEIEGKN from the coding sequence ATGACAAATGACTTTGCAACTGTTTTGAGGCAATTTGTCGAAGGATTAGACTTAGGCATAAAGCCTAGACTTGACTATCTAACAAGACAAGAAGATTTAGCCATTTATCCAATGCCAGGCGGGAAGGTAAATAACGAGTACATGGACGGTACTCGTGAGATAAGCCTGCCTTTTGAGATTGCAATCAAAACTAAAAATCAGGAGTTAGCAAGCACTGTGATGTGGACTATTAACAGTGCTTTGTCTAACTTTGACTTAAAATTACCAAGTCTTAATCATTCGTACACATTTACTAGCCTTGATGTCGAAAAGCCATTTTTAAATGACTTAAGCGACCAAGGCTTTTATATTTATGTGCTGGATATTACAGCACACCTAGAAATAGAAGGGAAAAACTAA